Part of the Anopheles coluzzii chromosome 3, AcolN3, whole genome shotgun sequence genome is shown below.
GTCGGCCCTTTCGTTGttatgtttgaaaataatcaGAGCAGCAGAGTTAGCCTCATTGGTGTGAGGATATTCTTGTGTTAATTGACTTTCAAAGATTAATGATGACCTATCTGCGAGACCAGACTTTTAACTTAAATTGAGTTATCGATTGTAcattcatgtttttttcttctgaaaCAACAAACGTTTTATGaatataaaatgaaaatcCCATGGCAATGCTTCCCATTCCGTTGCTGTAGATAAGCAAAGTGACAGCAAAGTACACCGATTCAAACGGCCCATCTCCTTTCTTATATGGTACTaatatcttaaaaaaaactgccaaTACATCTAAACACTAAAATATGTAAAGACATCATATACATATTTAAGAACGAATTGTATTACAACAGCATATCAGCCAGTGGTACAGTAAATAATCGCAACGGGTACGCGCGTGCCATCACCGTTTctattgtttttgtgttgtgttggaaCATTTGTAGGGTTCCTCGGAACTGTCAGCGCATGATGGACAAAATAATGTATAAACAATAAGtgagaaagcaacaaaattagCACTCTTTTCAAACTATTATCATCGATGGAACAATACAGCCTAACAATTAGCGCCAATAcacctgcaaaaaaaaatcgatcatAACGATAAACAATAATCTATCAACATGACTGGCCGAGGAGCGAACGTTATCCAGGGCATTTTTCACGAGGTCGTATTTTGACACATTCTGACAGCTTCCGACGAACTACAACAAGACAAGGAAAAAGAACAGCAAATGTTTGGATACCTGTGCTACGTGTTTCGCTCCAGAAATCTGAATTAAATAATCTGTTCAGCAAAGTACTTTCCCGTTCATACGGTCAGGTTTTGTAAGAAGATTTACCCAACAGAGTGTCCAACAAGCGTGGAATGTGTAAAGGTGCCTTTCTAGGATTGTCGAACAAAGGCTTATTCTGGTTTGCATAGTGACGAGTGAGAGGTTATCATTTTCATAGAAATTCAAactatttcactatttcaaacAATATTAAACATGAATGGATTATCCTTACGCATTTCCAATGTAAGAGCGAacgaaaatgttaaaaagaatTCCGAAATCCGAATGGATCTTTTCCAAGTGCCTTCAGTATATTTAACAACAGGTAATGTAAAGAAGCACtgtaaaaataacaacaacaaaatggaaTCTGCTAAACCTGTTTGGAAAATTGGGTTTCTTTTCAGATAACTCTTACCTAAGCCAGTTAAATTCATCGGAAACTATAGAGGGTCAAGTTAAAGTACTGAAAGAGGTATGTTCCGGATATTTCATCTCGGCGTCGGTCCAAGATGTAAtcggtgtttttgttttagtactCGTCGTTTGTGGTGGGACTGGAGGATTCATTAAAGTTACATGTACAAACACTGGCCAATTTGTTCATGGAAGCACCCCTAAAGCATGCCGTTCGAAACACAATAGCTCGTTCTTTGAGCAACTTAAGTGCCAGCCGTGAAATCGTAGCGACAAGCATTGCAAACAGCATAAAAGCACGCATCGAGCAGGATTCAAGTGGCTCAAGCGAGCCTACACGACGAAATACAACCATTTGCAACATCGGAAGCTGTTTTGAAAACTTCAAGGTGGGTTGTGAAGCGGTTCGTCTCAGTTTGCAGCAACTATTTCAATTTCTGAACAAATCCGTCATGGTTTATCTTGAACGTATGAAGTAAGTATctagatgaagaaaaaaaacacattatttGTCTTTTTCCACAAAGTACAATTCATATTAATGTTATTTACAGTGAACATGTTTCTCCATCGGACAAAAGCGAGCTGTGTTTGTTCATTCATTCTGCCATCAGAATCGTCATATCGTGCTTTCAGCAATTCCCCGACCAATTAAAAGCATCTTACGAAGGtgaaaaaaatgtagaaaagCTAGTGCTGATTTGCTGGGACCTGTTGGAAAACCCTGAAATACCGATGGATACGAAAACAAACTGTGGCATTCTGATAGCCATGAACGCAAATTTAGAAAAGCGATTCTTACGGCTGGCACAACGGGTGTTCGACGAGGATAGCTCAGCTAAACAAATGTGTCTGGTGAATGGGATTATCTGCACGATAGAAAATGAACATTTTGCTGGTCCGGATTGGAAGGGCATAGAAGTTCTCCATCAAGCAGCGACGGTTTTAAAGGAAATTTCCGAAGAAAACTCTGTGGAAGTAAGTATTGTGCTTGGGACGACGCGCGGCTTTTTTCAGATGACTAAACGTCTGCTAAGTCTCAAGCTCGATGGTTACAAAACCACAGAACGGAAGGAACTTGTCGACATACTGGCAATTAACCTGCGCTACTCTTTATCCCATCTGGATCATTATGTCGACAGCATACGACATATATCTCGAGATTTGCTGAAGTGTACCATACAGCTTGGAACGAGGCTAGATGACACTTTGAATGGCATAATTTATGATTACATTCGTAATGGAGCAATTAACATCAACACGAAGTGCGTGTTGATCGGTGCAATATCTTCAATTCTGAAGGCAAAGGAGGTGCTACGTGCCATTCCAGATGTTCCAGAGTTTTTACTGCGCTCGCTCACCCGTAATGATCATGCAAATACAAATTTGCACATTAATAACTGTTACGAATCACTCATGATGTCTTACTCTTATGAAGAGAACAAACAGGAATGGTTTAACCGATGGATCAACCCAATCCTGACAGAAATAACAAAGGGTGGTCGTGATGGAACTATTAGTGGAGTTAACGAAACGGTTGAAATAGACGTAACAACTTCGCATGAGACAGTTGATGGTACCAATGATGGAAGCAGTGGTAATGATGTGCGAGAAACGTTGCATGATTTAATAAGGAAGGCGATACGAGCGTATCCGGCAATCGCCATATACATGATAGACAGCAAAATCGGTATAAGCTTCGGTTTAATACTGTCCTCATTAGGCATTGCTCGTAAAAACGGGCTTTTCGATACAGTTCAGTCGACAGAAGTGATGTGGAAAAATCTGCTTTCCTACTCCGATATACGACAGGCAATGATATCGGCCGACGATTCTACCCGTATGTCCGCCTTGTACCTGATAACAGAGTGCCACAAGAGCACGGAAATATTCACGAAACAAGAACTGGAATGTATTCTATTTTTCTTGGAAACGAACATAAATGTCCAAGCAGCTTCACTGCGACAAAAAATCACATCATGCATGAAAAGCGCACTAAATCGCCTGCGTTCAGGATTTTTGAGCATCATAAAGAAATCGGACATCGATGGAAAAAGTCATTATTATTACGAGTTTGTAAAACGGCTTCATGAGTTCTGTATAGACAACCAGTTCATCGGTGCGAACTACAGTAGACGAGCGATTTCGTTCCAAATTCTGCTGCAATTATTGCAAATTTCATCTTACATTTTCTACGACGACGAGAACACTAGCATGTGGAATGAAAGGCAGGTGCGTATCCTGCTTACGGCGCTGAACGACAGTTACGAGTCAAACAAACATTACTCATTGAAAGTGCTATCCTTTTGTCCAAAACAATTCATTGCACAATTCAATAACGAACTGAACTACGAAGTCACCCGTACTCTCATGATAAGCCCGCGGCCAAACGATTCCCTCTCGGCCGCATATTACCTTGAATATCTCTGCTTCGTAAACAACACAATCGAAGTACCCCGGCTAGAGATGGATTCAGCAAACTGCAGCGTCGCCGCAAAAGTATACCAATGCTTTCTGTGGTGCGAAGAAATTCTTATGCAAGGATTCAGATTGGCAAGCCACTCGCTTGTACGTGCTTCTCGTGAGAATCCAATGTTTGGAGCATTAATTTGCATTCGCCATTTGCTGAGCAAATTGGACTTCAAGGACCTCTCAGAAGATGAGTGTTGGCGAACGTCAATTACTCGTTTAATTAGTACTTGTGACAGTATAACAAAAGTTGTATCAGTTGTAACAAACAATTCTTCCCCTGAAGGAACATTTTTGGAAGATTTTTTAGAACGAAACCTTAATGAATGTGCTGACATCGAAATGGGCGACGAGAATGAAGTACAGCCATGTGATAATGTCAACAGTGTCGCTTCAAATGCAATGCAAGAAGAATCAGGCGATGGGGCGAAACGTGAAACGACACCACAAATGATTTTACTTTGCTCTTGGCGAACGATAAAGGAAATATCGTTGATACTAGGTGATATCGCATCCCGTTCACCAATCATTAACGCCGGAAGTACCGTATTTCAGAACGAGAGTAACGGACTCTTAACTTGCCAGCAAATTTTAGGTATTGGAAATCAGTTCATCGAACTACTTTCAGAGACGAAGCATAGGGGCGCTTTTGAGCAAGCATATATAGGGTTTTCCAAAATATGTTTACGGCTTTGGGGGTCGCCACACACTGAACTTCATCAGCTCCCAATGCGCTGGATCAAAGAGTTGATTAACGCCATTGCTGGAAACGTCAGTACGGAGACCGTACCACCGCTTGTTCACAAAGAAGTTGTTGAAATCAACTTGGATAAATTATGTGTTACTCGTCGCAGTGCGGGCATACCTTTTATTATCCAAGCTCTGATCACCTCAGAGCTACAAGTGAGCTCTACGAAAGGGCTGCAGTTTTGCATGAAAACCTTACTCGAGCTTTGTCGCTCATGTACTACAAGTAGTCAGACGCGTACCCATTCGCTCAATATATTACGTTCGTTGTTCAGATCTACCGATTTGGGCGAAACAGTAGGAGAATTCGTCTCGGAAGGAATTATGTGCGCTATTAACGGTTACGAAGCTGAGTCATGGTCGGTAAGTTGTTTGTTAAAGTATTCCCATTGACTAGATGAGTTGTTgagattaaattaatttcgCTAATCAAAATTGTGCTTATCTAGGAACGTAACTCATCGACCTTGTTATTCTCCGCCTTGATGGTTCGTGTTTTCGGAGTACAAAGGACAAAGGATTCGGAGAATTTAAACATTCGCAATAAAATGACTGGAAGAATATTTTTCTTACGGTAAGCTAGTAATCTTTGGTAAAGATGAATAGACAAGATTTTAATATAACAATGTTTGCTTGACGTTTACAGATATCCCATGCTGTATGATTATTTTGTGCTCGAACTAGAAAAGGCTAGTAAAATTATAATTCAGGGTAGTAGAAGCAAAAAGCTACACCCCCTATTACTGCTTTTGAGCCGGCTTTATCCATCGGCCCTGGAGGGTAGTGAGTCAAACCTGAAAGTAAGTGTTAATGATTCTGCATTACATTGCAAGcttaaattataaatataaCACACACAATATTATTACAGCTTTCGAGATTCGTTCCTCTAGTATCTATTTGTTCCGGTTGTGCAGAACTACAAACTCGTTACTTAGCGGCAAAGATAATATCTATCATCGTTTCTCCGGATCTTATGTTTGATCgcatttgtttattattggAAAGTTTAAATCGTTCCAATAATCGCAATGTGAATCCTAACTCGTTGCACGGAGCATTGTTGCAGATTTTATGCCttataaaaacgaaaaatccCGGCTTGGTGGCTGCAGCAACATCGAGCGGACAGCTGAATAATTGGATTGAGCTGTACACAGCTATTTCTAATTATCTGTTCGAGGTGAAACccaattttattatttacagcACCATATTGGATATATTGCTGGAAATTTTGGCACGGTATGAAGTTTATCTTAAAGATCGGAAAGAtttcttgtatttttatatgaCTTGTTTTATCATCTTCATTTCCAGGTGCCAACATATAATCATCGCAGAAGATGACCAGTTTATAGACGATCTGAGTAACATTATAGACTATCTGCTGAATCTGGCTCACCATCGAACATTCTACGGCGAACCGTTGGTATTTCAAAAAATAGTTCTGCTGAAGACGTTTATGTATCTGTATAGTGATGATGAAGCAGCCATTCGAAGCACACAATGTTTCCTGTTGCGAATTGAATCAGATGGTGAAAAGAAGCAATCGCCAGAGTACATACAAGCCATGTTAAACACAATATTGCTAGTGCTGGATATTGATCACATTGGAAAGCACTGTGAAGAATACGATATCACTCCTGTGGAGGTGTTTTACTTCCGCAATATTTGCGAACTTAAGCCGGATCGGTTACGATGGCTTAAGGCTGAACTGTTGCGTTCACAACATTTCCACAGCTGTTTACGACGGCTCATCTTGGATGAATGCCACAAACAACCGTACACAATCCAGGTGAAGGCGTATCTAGTGCTAAGTTATAGTGGCGTGGCAGTGAGCAACGTATTGCTGGACGGGAAAAGCGCCCGTGAAGCGATACAGTCCATCTTCAAGGTAGCAAACAGTAAACCCTATCAACTGCGTAGTGCCATGTTCCGCTGTTTAAAGCGTATGCTGCAAAACGAATCGAAGGGCTCAAATGAGTTCACGTTGAACGTTGATTTTGTACCAACTCTTACTGCTGCATATCAATCGAAACCCATTAGGTAAGAAACCATCGCTACGATAACAACTAATCTAACTTGTATGATAACCAGCATAACATCATGGGTTTATGTTCTACTCATATAGGTTAACTGCAGTGGAGTGTTTGCATATAGTGGGCAGAAAAATTTTCGAAGGAAAATCGCTTAATCTATACATAAGTTTCAGTTTTGCTCTATTGAATTTACTAAGTGACGATGATTCTAGTATTCGTGCCAAAGCGTCAATGGTCGTAAGCCAACTTCACCAAGTGGTcgaaaaagtgaaacaaagtGAGTTATTAACCATATATTTAGTCAAATTCAGTATACAGATACAACATGTTTTGGACATCACACGATTATTAAATATCTTTCTTATTCCACTTTCAAAATTGCAGAACCACTAGTAGCGACGTATGCACAAAGTGCATATTTACGATTACTGACCAAAACAATGGTGGGTCATAAGTTTACCATAAATCAGGTAGTATCTGTTATCGTCGTTATATGGATAATGAAAGAGCAGGAGGCGGAAGACGAATCTCCAAATATTGACGATATATCTGAAGTATGTGAAAATTTgttcgtttaaaaaaatatctattacaattttattttcttttttcagaTGAAAGTTTTCGacaaaaatgaagtaaatatcTACGGTGAGCTAGAATTAGTTAGAGACTATTGTATAGCCGAGCTAAAACATATAGAATTGAATAATACGGACTACACACTGGACAGCAATATAGATAAAATTCAAAAGATTGTCGACAAGCATCTGCAACAACCGACCTGTATACGGGAGCTCTTAAAATCAACCGCAAAAATATCATCTAGATTCATTGGAATTGTTCTATAAGAACAGCCTCCGTTTCATACTACATTGTGTGTtgactaaacaaaacaaactttgtaaaaaaaataaacagctaTAAATGTGAAACCAAAGACGAAGTAAACTTCAATGaactgaaaatgaaaatgggtTTGTAAGtattacataaaaaaattgttGGATTAACTATTCTAAAGGTTTAAGAAGAGAGGAATCGCATTGCGTTCATAAATTCTGTTGGAAATTCTCGTTGTTCTATCATTTTACTTAATCGATTTTAATAATTGTAACTATCTTGTCATGAAATGTGTTATCGTCTTATAACAACTATTCCTGATACTCTTGATACTCGATCATGTAATCAACACACGAAAATCATACGGGTCATGTATCGTGCCTACCttgcagtattttttttttttcgatgtgGCACGAGTTGTCTTATGCCTCTTACCAAAAGCTAAATTCCCGACTGTTGTACTCATGCGCGATTAAACTCAACGGTGCAGTACGAGTCCCAACGAGCCCCCACAtcgggctttggctttcagtcgAGACAGAACGACCGAGGGATTCTTGTTCAAAAAGAGCCGCGGTAAATCGATAGTCAATCGTTTACTAAGCTCTTGTGCAGTTATACTTCAACATCATGGTAAGCAGAACcagcattgaaaaaaataccgtGCACGGTAGAAGCAAAGTTTGAGGCAGCTCTGCTTAAAGGCGCCAGCACTGTCCGACATGCGCCTTATTGGATTGCAGGGAAAAATCTTCCACGTTGCTATAGAATCTGCAAGTTCACAGGCAACTTAGTGTCATAATTGCCGAAGCATCGTCTACAATTCCGTTCCCACCATACAAATGAAGAAATTGCTGCGAATTGTTTGAACGACGGAAGCCTCATGTGGAAAAAATAGGTACCAagttgagaaaaaatgaaGAGCGCGAAGGAACTGTGGTAGATTTGGCAGTGCTAGTGAATAATCAATGATGCAACGAGAATGAAAGTTCGCATAAGATTGAAGCTCAAGCTTTGAGGTAAAACAGATtcattgagaaaaaaaataaatctgtTCTATCGTGTTTTATGATTCAGTACAAATCTATTAATCTGCAAAAGTGCCTAAAAGATCCTGTTCACAAAAAGTACGTGTACCCGTGTAGTGCGTATGCTTTCCAGCCTACCCTCACGCAtgtgagggtgtgtgtgtatgtgcgtatCTGTGTGAGCGTCTTTTATTTGTTAAATGTGCAAAAGTGTAACTTTTCGTGAACGAAAGCAGCCACTCACGAAAAGTAGTTTAAGTTTGCCGTAGTTCTTGTTATCGAATAATATTCGATGAATTTTCAACTATACGAAAGCTTCCTGGTAGCATTCGTCGACCTATTCAAGTGATTAGCTAAGCACCCGTAGTGCGTCCTCTGGTGTCATTTTCCATTCTCGATGTTCTTCTTGCAGACTACACATGCTGCAGCTATCTTTCCGGAAGCTATCGGAATTTGAGGAATGGATCAATACATGCCGAACACAGTTGCATCACGCCGTCATCGTTGCTGACGTCCTCCTTATCGGTTCGATTGTGTTTTAGTACGAGGCAAAACGATGTGCCCGTTAACCGTTAATAATTCCAGTAGGCCTAGGCGCGATTTTTACTGGTATTTCAGATAAACCACGGGTCGAAACATTGTAGTGATTGATCAAACGGCAAGTGTGGGTTACAGTGAATAGAAGAAGCGAAAACAATACCGAAAGCTTTTCATTACAAATCCGAGGCAAAGTTCTTCGTGCTATTTTTTCACCTGCCGTGCCGAAGAGTGAGCTCCTTCTGGTATCGTAGCTTTCTCTCCTCATTCCCTTTATGTTCCCTTCATCCTTCCTTGCTGCGGTACTAAATCTCCAAGTTGTATTTGATACGCGATGAATGTAGCATCGTCGTCTCCATCGTCTCGCAAACAGAAACGCCTTGGTCCTGCACCAATAGCCTCAATGGAAGATACATCGGCCGAAGAAAAAGCACAGGTAACTAAAATATAccacttttttaaatattcttcaaCCTGTATAATTCAATCGAACAGGAAGGATTCCCTCTTAACATTACGTCACCATTGTACATGTGCGGTTAGTTGTTATCGATCCTTGCTTGGTTTTGAACATTTAGTAATGCAtaatgcacttttttcaattaaaaaaaagaaacagccaATGAATTGTTTGTCATGGCAAAAGTGAGTATCGAAATTGTCGTGTTGTTTGCGGAGAGCCTTAAGATGCCGAGCGTAGCACATGAGGCTTGCTTCGTTTAGTCCGATATAGACCCGATTATTTAATCACGTCAGGCGGTTTcgtgttttaaaaatagatcCTTCGAACATCGAAAAGAGGTCAGCATTGTGATATAGGGGCGGGATTTCTAGGctatttggtttgtttttttctgctgttgctgttcaaTGTCCTTTTTggtagctgttttttttcattgcctTTTCATATTTTGATATAAAAGTCATGATGATCAAAACCGCAAGGTGCCATATTTTTAGTTCTTGTCCGTTCTTTGAAAGACAACTTTACAAGCTCTTCTTAAAGGCTAGTCATTTGGGTTTTAAGTATTTCAAACAGGATTGCTGTTTTTTCCGCCTACTGTATGAATGGTTATGTATTTCTATAAACCTAATTTTCCTCGAGATTATTTGTTCTCTGTACTTTTCTCTTCGCAGAGTTTTCCTCGCATTCTCGTATGAGCATTCTCGTCTTGTGTTTTCCATGTTTAGCTCATTTCTATTGCTTTCTCTTTTGCTTCCCGTATTTTTTCTCCAATTTTTACATGATATCAAGATTTAACCCAGTTAGTATGTACACCACTCGTGCCATTCAAATTAAGGTCAGAGTGCACTTTTGAAGAGTCTCTCTTCGCCTTAATGCTGCTGTAATCATACATTACATTCCATTCAAGGTAGGCCAATTCCTGATTGTTCGATCTTAACCTTATGCTGAAACAGAACAGTAATTGGGGAACCATTTTGTAATGAGTTGCATTCTTTTCCATTGTTTCGGTGCAAGCGAGGGATTATTTTGAGTACAGTCTTtctccgagttacgcgaataatgcgcgCCAAAGACATTGgcgtaactcggattttcgcttattgtatgtcgaatatcacgtttttaAGCTAAAATAtagttaataaataattatttttgattcaatttagttttttatgcattttattACTTATTTCATGCAAGAAGAAAATTTGATCATTTCTGTATTTTTAGTAATTTAAAACTAATAACaaaattgcaatttatttttgattttaaaattatttgatGAAATTGGACTTATTTGACAaataaactgtcaaaaataaaaattcgcgtaCCTCGAATTTGCATATCTCGAGTATCGCGTAACTTGGGGAAGGACTGTAAAATCTTATTAtaataaatacaaaacaagCCAAAGTACAGGCGTCCaccgagttacgacgattcgcagatacgacgatttaaTTTTGACGGtttaaagttgtcattgaaATTCCCCAACTATCCgttcttgaatatctatatcgtGTAAACGGCTATTagagtaaaattaataattatcgaacattgttttaaataaaatacacgatgtCATAAAATTAGACTCTCCATCTTCGGTTATTAACTGTATATTAACaaatattcgacatacgagtatttcgacttacgccttgctttgggacatttttccGGTCCCAAATATAGTCGTATCTCGGAGGTCACCTGTAGTGTTATGTTCGATGCCTATACATCAAATGGCTTCATAATCCATCAATCATGCAAGTTTTATGTAAAACTGTAAACTATGCTCGTTGAGATAGGTGTTTTAAGCACTTTTAAACTTTTACTAGAATTTATTATAAGATAAACTTTGTATGAGGGAGTACTATCACTGTACTGTCTTCTTGTTGTCATCATGCCATCATCGTGCCAcccaaaaattaattaaaataaatatttttaccaAATAATGGTTGGTTAAAATTGCCTTTATTATGCATTTTAAATGAAAGatccattttttattgaacttcTGTGCACGTTGTCAGACTAATAATTGTCataaaacttgttttttactGTTATGTTTAATGGTAGAAGTGAGTAAGGCCTGGGACTATGAAAATGTTGCGGGAACATTTGTTGCCATATTGTATGCACGAACTGTTAAACTCATGTTGCGGGAACATTTTTGTGACAAGAGAAagaaatcgatttgtttcatgtttatttgttgcagGAACATTTTAGGATTTGTTTACATACCAAatggataaaaaataatttcaaattaattttaacatACTTTTGTGAgcaaatacagtggagcgccttTAATcagggtaccttttatccggcagtccttttatccgtgctgttaaGAAATTACATTTCGTGCCCAgcaggatatttgaaaaaaaaacggttgaaAGTATAGGAGGTCAAATCCTATCgaccaaataagaagaaaaagaaaaaaacggtta
Proteins encoded:
- the LOC120957080 gene encoding thyroid adenoma-associated protein homolog; protein product: MNGLSLRISNVRANENVKKNSEIRMDLFQVPSVYLTTDNSYLSQLNSSETIEGQVKVLKEYSSFVVGLEDSLKLHVQTLANLFMEAPLKHAVRNTIARSLSNLSASREIVATSIANSIKARIEQDSSGSSEPTRRNTTICNIGSCFENFKVGCEAVRLSLQQLFQFLNKSVMVYLERMNEHVSPSDKSELCLFIHSAIRIVISCFQQFPDQLKASYEGEKNVEKLVLICWDLLENPEIPMDTKTNCGILIAMNANLEKRFLRLAQRVFDEDSSAKQMCLVNGIICTIENEHFAGPDWKGIEVLHQAATVLKEISEENSVEVSIVLGTTRGFFQMTKRLLSLKLDGYKTTERKELVDILAINLRYSLSHLDHYVDSIRHISRDLLKCTIQLGTRLDDTLNGIIYDYIRNGAININTKCVLIGAISSILKAKEVLRAIPDVPEFLLRSLTRNDHANTNLHINNCYESLMMSYSYEENKQEWFNRWINPILTEITKGGRDGTISGVNETVEIDVTTSHETVDGTNDGSSGNDVRETLHDLIRKAIRAYPAIAIYMIDSKIGISFGLILSSLGIARKNGLFDTVQSTEVMWKNLLSYSDIRQAMISADDSTRMSALYLITECHKSTEIFTKQELECILFFLETNINVQAASLRQKITSCMKSALNRLRSGFLSIIKKSDIDGKSHYYYEFVKRLHEFCIDNQFIGANYSRRAISFQILLQLLQISSYIFYDDENTSMWNERQVRILLTALNDSYESNKHYSLKVLSFCPKQFIAQFNNELNYEVTRTLMISPRPNDSLSAAYYLEYLCFVNNTIEVPRLEMDSANCSVAAKVYQCFLWCEEILMQGFRLASHSLVRASRENPMFGALICIRHLLSKLDFKDLSEDECWRTSITRLISTCDSITKVVSVVTNNSSPEGTFLEDFLERNLNECADIEMGDENEVQPCDNVNSVASNAMQEESGDGAKRETTPQMILLCSWRTIKEISLILGDIASRSPIINAGSTVFQNESNGLLTCQQILGIGNQFIELLSETKHRGAFEQAYIGFSKICLRLWGSPHTELHQLPMRWIKELINAIAGNVSTETVPPLVHKEVVEINLDKLCVTRRSAGIPFIIQALITSELQVSSTKGLQFCMKTLLELCRSCTTSSQTRTHSLNILRSLFRSTDLGETVGEFVSEGIMCAINGYEAESWSERNSSTLLFSALMVRVFGVQRTKDSENLNIRNKMTGRIFFLRYPMLYDYFVLELEKASKIIIQGSRSKKLHPLLLLLSRLYPSALEGSESNLKLSRFVPLVSICSGCAELQTRYLAAKIISIIVSPDLMFDRICLLLESLNRSNNRNVNPNSLHGALLQILCLIKTKNPGLVAAATSSGQLNNWIELYTAISNYLFEVKPNFIIYSTILDILLEILARCQHIIIAEDDQFIDDLSNIIDYLLNLAHHRTFYGEPLVFQKIVLLKTFMYLYSDDEAAIRSTQCFLLRIESDGEKKQSPEYIQAMLNTILLVLDIDHIGKHCEEYDITPVEVFYFRNICELKPDRLRWLKAELLRSQHFHSCLRRLILDECHKQPYTIQVKAYLVLSYSGVAVSNVLLDGKSAREAIQSIFKVANSKPYQLRSAMFRCLKRMLQNESKGSNEFTLNVDFVPTLTAAYQSKPIRLTAVECLHIVGRKIFEGKSLNLYISFSFALLNLLSDDDSSIRAKASMVVSQLHQVVEKVKQKPLVATYAQSAYLRLLTKTMVGHKFTINQVVSVIVVIWIMKEQEAEDESPNIDDISEMKVFDKNEVNIYGELELVRDYCIAELKHIELNNTDYTLDSNIDKIQKIVDKHLQQPTCIRELLKSTAKISSRFIGIVL